One Spodoptera frugiperda isolate SF20-4 chromosome 30, AGI-APGP_CSIRO_Sfru_2.0, whole genome shotgun sequence genomic window carries:
- the LOC118269935 gene encoding phenylalanine--tRNA ligase alpha subunit, which translates to MELNERILHYLDKTDKVDTIKLANEFEEDHQKIVGAVKSLEALEMVVSEPTKSTRWELTGEGQQVADLGSHEAVLYNHIPETGMPQAEVMKTVPNAKVGFSKAMSAGWIYLDKSGGAPLVKRKVDTIVDTVQEHLIEVKKGIDNLTTNVRNDYKKRKLLQEVTVKSFLLSKGPQFSTTIKKLETDLTSEMLLTGAWKTLQFKPYNFDALGQPPECGHLHPLLKVRSEFREIFLEMGFTEMPTNQYIESSFWNFDALFQPQQHPARDAHDTFFMSSPASTTQFPMEYLERVKKVHSEGGYGSQGYRYDWKIEEAQKNLLRTHTTAVSARMLYKLAQQKEFTPQKYFSIDKVFRNETLDATHLAEFHQVEGVIADRGLGLADLISVLDTFFKRLGFDKLQFKPAYNPYTEPSMEIFAYHTGLGKWIEIGNSGVFRPEMLLPMGLPEDVNVIAWGLSLERPTMIKYGLNNIRDLVGPKVDLQMVENNPICRLDK; encoded by the exons ATGGAACTTAACGAAAGAATTCTacattatttagataaaactgACAAAGTGGACACTATTAAGTTAGCTAATGAATTCGAAGAAGACCATCAAAAAATAGTTGGTGCCGTGAAAAGTTTGGAGGCTCTTGAGATGGTTGTGTCTGAGCCTACGAAGAGTACCAGATGGGAGTTAACTGGGGAAGGCCAACAGGTTGCTGACTTAGGAAGCCACGAAGCCGTATTGTACAACCATATCCCTGAAACCGGCATGCCACAAGCAGAAGTTATGAAG ACAGTTCCAAATGCTAAAGTTGGATTCAGTAAAGCTATGTCAGCGGGCTGGATTTACTTGGACAAGTCTGGAGGAGCACCACTAGTCAAGCGTAAAGTAGACACAATAGTCGACACAGTGCAGGAACACTTGATTGAAGTTAAAAAGGGCATTGACAATCTGACAACAAATGTACGCAATGACTACAAGAAACGCAAGCTGCTGCAAGAAGTCACTGTCAAGAGTTTCCTGCTGTCCAAAGGACCACAGTTCTCCACAACTATTAAGAAGCTGGAAACTGATTTAACTAGTGAAATGCTGCTAACTGGTGCATGGAAGACTTTGCAGTTCAAACCTTACAATTTTGATGCTTTAG GCCAGCCACCAGAATGTGGTCACCTTCACCCACTGCTCAAAGTACGGTCAGAATTCAGGGAGATTTTCTTAGAAATGGGTTTCACTGAAATGCCCACCAACCAGTATATTGAGAGCTCTTTCTGGAACTTCGATGCTCTCTTCCAACCGCAGCAGCACCCAGCCAGGGATGCGCACGACACATTCTTCATGTCCTCACCAGCCAGCACTACACAGTTTCCCATGGAATATCTGGAACGGGTGAAGAAAGTACATAGCGAAGGTGGCTATGGGTCACAG GGCTACAGATATGACTGGAAGATAGAGGAGGCTCAGAAGAATCTACTGCGGACCCACACCACGGCCGTCAGCGCACGCATGCTGTATAAACTGGCGCAGCAGAAAGAATTTACGCCACAGAAGTATTTCAGCATTGACAAG GTGTTCCGTAACGAGACATTGGATGCGACGCATCTAGCGGAGTTCCACCAGGTGGAAGGAGTTATAGCTGACCGTGGCCTTGGACTGGCGGACCTCATCAGTGTACTGGATACCTTCTTCAAACGCCTCGGCTTTGACAAACTGCAGTTCAAACCAGCCTATAATCCTTACACGGAACCCAGCATGGAAATATTTGCTTATCACACCG gtCTCGGTAAATGGATTGAAATCGGAAATTCCGGTGTTTTCCGACCAGAAATGCTTTTGCCGATGGGTCTCCCAGAAGATGTGAATGTAATCGCTTGGGGCCTCTCGTTAGAACGACCGACGATGATTAAATACGGACTGAACAACATTCGGGACCTTGTTGGGCCCAAAGTGGATCTACAGATGGTGGAAAACAACCCTATATGTAGGCTTGATaagtaa